ACTGAGTTGCAGTATCACACCATTCCATGAAGAGTGCATGAATTTCTGAGCCCCCGGCCCTCGTTTGTACCGTAGCATAGAAAACTCTGCAGATTTAACCCACACTGATTCGTTTTTCCTCTAAGTCTCGCAATATGTTTCTTCTTTGAGACCAACACACACCGACATTTTTGGAATCTGGGTGATCATTTACTACCTACGTCCAAAGACACGGAGAGAGCTTTTGTCTGTGTTAGTCTTCTGTTGCTTTTTTTTCGTTCTTAAAAGGTAACAATATCAATTGGTTCTTACAAAAGTTATCATCACCTCAATGATCGAtgccctctttttttttttttattagataattcATTCATTAATTCCTGGTGGGatgattataataataaagtttGTAATTATTAGCGTGGAAgatctttgttcaatttcgaatggCAACATCGATCACTCCAAAGAGGCATATGGTATGGGGATAATGAGAAATGACCCCAACACGTAGAAAAAGGTCACACTTATTTTGACCGTagaatctctttttctttttcctttcgtATTCAATTGCGTAATTAAACATGGCCCAAAAGGAATTTCATAATTAACAATCAGTGTTTGTATCTTGCATCATTCTGCTGAAGAAGTTCTAGAACAGTCACTCAGCTCAGTTTGGTCGAATATAGAATTGCATGATTTTGAGTGAGATTTTGGCGTCTTCTTACCAATGGTTACATTTGGCTTCCACTTTCAACctcaaaacaacaaacacacaTGTGCGACGTCCTATCTTATGAATCTAATAGATAATTACAACATCTTATGTTTGACCCTTGACTCATGATgtctaatgttttattaaaatttctccCTCTTCGCCCTTTCCCCTCAACTTTGCACACATTTCTTGTTTGTTATATGTAACCAAATTACTTGTTTGATTTCATTTCTTATTTCATGTCTTATTCACATATTATTTCTTAATCCGAAAACAGAAATAAATGTTTTCTATCCTTGCTCTAGAAATTGTATATATGTGAAAACAGAATTTCAAAactccaaaacaaaaaactactttcacgttagtaaaataaaaaaaaataacataacaatatCATGGTAATAAagaaatacacaaaaattaaattaatgaaagttacataaatgATGCATGAAAAGTTCTATTGTAATTATTTTGTATCTATCATCTATGGCATGTATCATCACGTTAATTATTAACATAAGAAGGAtcttaaagggaaaaaaaattacctatttCTATTATATGCTAAAAGTAAGATATGAAGAGCTTTGTCGGAAGCAAAATTTACCACGATTGAGGAAAAGTAATTAAAGAGTAGCTCCAGTGCATTAAATAACTGTCGCACTCAAGTTTCCAAGAATTTCACATTCTAGAAAGAGTGAGGGTGAGTAGGAATACTTAACTCCAGCACTGGCTAAGGCTGGCTAAAGTACTCACAGTGactaaagagaaaagaaaaagttaaaaaaaaaaaaaaaaacttagtaaggAGGAAAGAGTTGCTTACAATATGGTGTCAGACGCTAGCTTAGGTCTTTTCCTTGAATTATCCTATTGGTATATCATGTCATGTCCACTCCAAGATGCATGACAAACATTCGTATCACAAACGGCTAGTAACATGCAGCATGGGATATATATGCATGCTACTATGCTTTGCATTAAGAATGTTTcacaaattgagaaaaaaaaaaaacttgtataaaGTGCTAGCTCGAAcatgaaatttaaacaaacttatCCCGAGATATACTACCTTGGCTAAAGCTAACGTGGAGTGGAGTGGCACATTCTTTAGTACTGTAAACAACAtagcttttcttcttttctgatATTTGTGCTAGATCGTGCTAGCCGAATCTGATAATCGTATGTAGGAAAAAactagtgtgtgtgtgtgtgtgtgatagtGTTGAGTTAATTCTAGCTAGcgcttataaatatataataaacaaaaaagtgtTAAGTAAATAAATTACTTAGAGAAGAAGTTTTGTACCGATCGACATGAGATCACAAGGTGTCAGATAGCAGAAACACAAAACATTACATGCACACACAGTTATACAATTAAAGCAAGCCCATGTATATAGTACATAAAATACTCGActggatgaaaaaaaaacaaaaaaaaaaaacataaacacaaATCAATGACCGGAATTGCAATTACAAGAAGAGAAGACATCAATTCTACCATGTCTGCGTTAATTTCTGTCAACTGATGATAGTGAGAACTTGGAATGAAGTCAAGTCGAGGGTGTTCAGTATAACACATCCAAATCGTTTGAGAATTTCTCTGATCCATCAAGGACATAACAATTCCGGTGATGTGGTTATTGACCACATACACGTTATATGTTCAAAGTTACAAGAGATGAGTAgcagaaaaagaagcaagaccTGACATATCAGTCCATGAATAGTACTGGTTATTTTCTGAGACATTATTGAGTGTTGATCTTGACAAATTCAAAGCCCCACTTTCCTCCATTTTAACCGATGGCATCTGAGAAACCCTGGAATTCGTTGTTATGTCACCACCAAAACCAGAAGGTGTTTCGTTAATACCTTCATTTTGAAAAGGGTATGAACCAGCTGAAGTTGATTCAAAACCATTAAAGAAAGGAACCTGCTGATGCAAGCGCCACTGATCCATTCCTCCACCAGCAGAAGAATTACCAATCTGAAACCCCATGTTCTCGTTCTGTCCGTGAATCTCACGCAACCCAAGACCCATGTTTCCAACAGCATAACGATTAAGGTTCTGAAGAGAAGCCAAGAAGGGAAGGTTCTGTGGCTGTGGCAACTGATGACCAATCTGTTCATGAGTGGTTCCACCAGAGGGGACTATTGCACTTGTGGAACCAGAAAGTGTTTGTTGTTTCTCCGATGATGCTGGAGACTTAGAGCGACTACTCCTCTTGTTCTTCTTGTTCCTACGGCACCCTCCACCCACAGGAACGTTTCTTAGGGCACCCCCTCTTGTCCAATAGCGCCTACAAGTCTTGCAGAAGTGGCGTGGCTGAGAGAGGCTATAGTTGTTGAAGTAGCAAAATTTAGTGTTGGTGGAATCACAACGTGGACACTTGAGAGCTGCTTCTGGTGGTGGTAACTTAGCTAGCCTAGCTCGATCTGCCATGGAACCTGGCCTGATTGAACCCACAGAACCTCCCACATGAGATTGATGTGGTGGCAAAGGTGGAAGAAGCTGAGTGTTGTCACCACCATTATTATTTGCTTGAGGATGGTTATTTGGTTGCTGCAAAACACAGATCAAgaacaaaaggaaaagagaggaaagaaagaaaaaaaaagttaattatatgATGGAAATTGGATACAAAATCTGGTATATTCAGGGAGATATTACAAGGAATAGGAATAAATTATCTTTTGCaattatatacatttttaaaaactttatttttaggGTTCAGAAGCTGTGGCTGAAAATTGAGGAAAAACTTATTACCTGCTGCCAATTGGGAGGATCTACAAAGACTGGAATAGAGGAGAAAACCATGGCGTTCAAatgcttttatgttttttctttttataaagttTGATGGCTCTTTAGGGAGATGGTGGAGAATCCACACCAAGGGAATACCAGAGAggagaaagaaagggaaaaaggaGCTTAAAGGAGGAGGAGGGTGGAGGGAAGAAAGCAGGAAGAGGCTTTAATTTCTCTTTACTTTGCGCTTATTCCCTcatcttctttttgttttatttattttttagggttttGAGTAGTAGTGGACGAAGTTTCTTAACCTAtaagcttcttcttttttttttttttaatggcttGGTCTGTAAATTTGTTCAGCAAAAGGGGATAATGGCTCCCATGCATGGgagagaaattttaataaagaaagCTATATGCATGATTATACTGTATATATGGGTGTGCGTGGCAACATTGCTAATCGCTGTCTATTCATGGATGATGGTGGAATCAGCttacataatcaaataaaaagatttttaagcTCAACTATCTAGCTGACAGATTGACATGTTCCCAAgcacattattaaattaatactcAAACAAccataatgaaataaaataaaataaaaataaaaattatggacATCACACGTTGGAGTAAGTCTTATAATTCAGACACTTATGAAGCCTAAGTACTGATTAAAGAACCCTACGCTTTCAGTTCATGtacacatgtattttttttttttggtaattgattacataaataaatatatatttaaaaaatatgaagagtACTCCAATTCATATAATAAAAGGTTCAGAAAAACGAAGTATATTCAGAACTGAGTGATAAAGTTAAACTAAACGAACCGTGCACCGTAAAGGCGACCAACACCAATCCGAAAAAGTGAATCTATCCCCTACAATTATCAATGACTGGGGAAGTACTAGatgagaaaaaaatggaaagaaggTAAAATAATTCGTTCACTCATTTAAGAGGCTGACAGgcaaaatataaatacatttatAGCTTCAAATGCATATATGTCACAAAAGGGAGGTCTTTCAATCATTGAATAATGTTGGATTATTTCATTAagctttgaagtttaatttccTGAAAATGAATTCTTctgttatttccttttttttctatcaaatcATTTGCAAGATGAAAGAATTGAAATAAGAGAAAACATAAAgctatcaattaaaaaaaagtaaaataagatttttgaaGCAAAAgtttcagtaatttttacatgcATGTACTTATggtattttattaaatgttaattttgttaataaaggaatcattttataaatatataatagtcAAATAGAAACGCATTGTGTTTAGATATGTATCAATTTTCACTCCTATCATTTTGCGTCTGCTGATGAAACACACCCATTGAGTCACCCACTAATATGTCAGATTTTTTTTCGAAATACGATTTTCCAAAGGATGCGACAAGTGGAGTAATTAAAGAAAAGATGAGACAAGTAATTCAGAAAGAAAGCATGAAAGGGGAAAGAAAGTTTGCAaaattgtcatatatatatatatatatatatatatatatatatatatatataatgtgttgtatcataaatatataattggaGCTAGTCTTTATTAATTGCTagctttactttttttataaactcaGCACCAGTAAATTGAAGGCTTAAAGTTGTGGTCAGATCCTTTTTGGGCACAGCAACAACACTTAAGAGTTGAATACATGAAATGCTTTGTTTATCCAACTTTATATATCAAGAATTAACGAATAACTTTCTAAGTCGCTAGACAAAACCTTCTAGTTGCCTCTTAGCTTTAATGGTTCAATAATTAATACTTCAAAATAGAGGGCTATTGATTAATTAACGTGTGTTCTTTTGTCTATTTATGCCTAGCTTTATCTTTGATGACCTCCTTTTTTCCCGATGCAGAGACCCTCAAATTTGGTAGAGTGAAAAAACAACATATTCTTTTTGTAAGTAGGCCGGAGTCGCACTCGGGAATGAGGAATTAAATGCAACCATGATGTCAATGTCGTTTCTTCATcgataagaaatttttttatctgctATTAAGCTTCATCATGCGTTAATTCATGCCCTTTTTGGATAACTTAGCATGCACTGTTAATTAGAGGACTACTATTGTTCTGCAAGcttttccaaaaattattcaagAAGAGAGGGGGATCTATATATCCATGACAAGATTTTTGCCCGTTTCTTGTACACATTTTCATGGATTACCAtggaaaatttaaagaaaaacttatttaatttccCAGTGAATTTTCATCCTCAAGAAAAAATTTCGAAGATAAGTTTTCCTTACGAgtttcagaataaaaaaaataatattttttcatagtaatactaattaaatttccataaatattattgtttctTAAAAACTATAATTGTTTTTGAACGAAAAACTGCAGTTAAATCCCTAAATAATTATTTGCAGCCAAATtcgaaaaaaaataacatttccaAGTAAATGtacataagatttttttttgtatatatatactacCAAGTAATTTCATAAGGAATTTCTGCAAttccttttgttgttgttgttgttagttggttaatttcaaattcacaagaagtagaaaaaaaattacagtttAAGTCAAAATTCCCAGTATTTTTTGTGTAAAACTTACAAAAcatcaataataatagtaatcaTTTAGAGCAAACtagctacaattttttttttgcagatttCAATATATACAGTGTGATTtgtgaaatgggtttataaaACATGTAAAGAGTATTAAAagccataatatttttttcgtatattaaatgtattttaattaaatgttgtCAAATGTAGTCATGCTTAATATGAtcattaattatcattatcactaCTATCTTTATTAGGGATGATGGTGATGATCATATTACTTATGAGTTCTCCATGCCTTTGTTAGATTTACTTTTGTTGTGTGTTATAAATATGTGCCCCATTTGTCTTGGTTGAGTGTTTTGTTGAAGGAcgagtcaataaaaaaaaaaaagcactacAAGAAATTCGCTCATCAGCGATGGAATTTTAGCGAGGGAAAATTTCAATCATTAATCACTTGCGAAATTGTAATAGATTTGCGACCGATTTTGTTTCCTCCCTTATACTCTCGTAAATTAGCAATGACTTGTTAAAGATAAATATTCCTTCCATATTCCCTCtctcaaatataataaattatttaacgaGTGACTTATTACATCATAGATCTAtcgccaacaaaaaaaattgtaaatacaaaatttaatgttagTGAGAGATTATTTGCCTTGCGTTTCCCTCGCAAATTTACGATAGAAATAACTCTCATTAATCTCTCGCAAACTAGGTTATTAGATTAGAGTTATCGTTAGCGAGGGTATATCTCATCACAAATTTGTGAATGATACTTTACCTCGCAAAGCGCAAAAAAAAGTATTCTAGCTTAACAAAGGATAATTTACCTTAATAACTTTCTTTATTTACAgttattttaagatgatttaaTTTAGTCTTCTTACATCGCTTGCTAACTACATCCCCTTTTTGATAAATATACTCCAATGTTcctttttaaatcttaaatatccattatatccttttttttttcttaatctatataataaaacaacataCAAGGGAAATTATCTCaataatctcctttatttattgacATCTATCTAAGACAAGTTAATTTAGTCTTCTTATAGAAATGTGGTAATTGCATCTCCTTTTTTATAAGTACATTCAAGCCTTcctttttaaatcttaaataccTATTATATCCTTTTTTCTTGATCTATCATGTAGAATGAAAATTACCTCAATAGCCTCCTTTATTTACTGACAGCCGGTGCTAACCTTCCTACATGAACTTGCTAATTGCACTCCCCTTTTGATAAGTACACTCTAACCTTCCTTTAAATCTTTAATGCCCATTATAtccttttttcattaaaggagTACACCCCTCTAACCCATTTTCCTTTCCAAAAATACTTAATGGGTTAGGAGACACCAATCAGTCCTGTCCAGGACAAAAAACATTAtgaacaacaattttttttttctttaagtatTTAATACACTTACATATTATctatataataaatatctatgtaataaaataatgaataaattacCCGACTAATTTTTTACACCTATGAACAAAGAGAACCTATTTTgtactttcctttttttttcattatcccCTTCTTTCATTTGttctctccttttctttttcttcctttttttcttctttctttcatctctctctcacacactctctctttccttttttattttacgttatttatttattttttatttttctttttattaatttttttacaatatttttttaaaaattctttccttttcttttttatttatatgcaatATTAGTATTAAATGATACAATTTTGActgaatatttaataaattcataTACAAAGTCTTATTCATTGTTTAGTTCTCTCTCATAttctattgtttattttttaaataaatatttatatagataAGTCATATTGGAAAAAATATAGGAATGAACATGATTTGTGTGAATGCAAGATTGATTGACTAGAATAACTTTactctatataaaaaataattattttattatttatcctactcatttttcttaaaatgttttttctttttatgttgtattatttcctttttgtattttttatattctacattttattcttaaaaaattttaatattaaaaatttatgtttaccaaaataataacattcagttaatatatttttataaaataatagtttgattCTTTGTTATAGGGCaaccaaatttaattaatttaaattactttatcaataatatcataaattaaaatagttttagttatgatagagataaaaaaatatgattgatgaTAGTTTAACACAATTACATAAAAAGGCAacaatagtatatatatatatatatatatatatatatatatatatattactttggaatcctaaaaaaaattacttagaaaatatttttatataaatatatagttaatatattaaaattaatttattaaattttttttattacaatttttttaattacttactcactatatcataaattaaattagttttaatttttttattataaagacCACAATTATCATTTACGGGAAATATTTCTTTTCTATACCTTCGTGGGTAAACCATCAAAGCTCTTGTTATGCTTATTTAACATAGTTACATATCAAACCatcaacaatatttatttttaatttgaaattatataaaataaatttaaatattttcatgaatgaagtttttgttaattaatatttatattgaaataaaaaatatcattcatgaaaataaaatccTACCCAGAATCATATTAGgtgcaataaaattatttctttgagTATTTTACACAAATACATGTAGAAAACTTGATAACATCATATAAACATAGTTGTCTATCCCAATAGTTAACACAATTGCAcataaaaaaactcaataatatttatttttacttttaaatattataatatcatttttaactagaaaacatttttacataaaatatataatatttttttaattaattttttaaatatatttgtattataaGATATGTTTTTGCTATTTTATTACaagataattatgattaattaccCAATAgtatcataaattatattagttttaatttttatgtaatatgTAGTAACAATAAAACGTATCTTTGttacaaaatagttttaaattactTACTAAATAGAAGACATAGCTCTAATAAGAAATAATCATGATCAACACAAAtgacttaatatatttattataaaatactattttattaaatatatttgataaacatgatcatttttaaataattacataataaatattttaatattattttattaaatatatttttattacaaaatattacATACTGAATAATatcacaaattaaattaattgtaataatgttgattttattttttacattaatgcgcaataaatatattgaaataaaatttattaagatgGAAACAAGTAGAAATATGAATAGTAGTTTCAATTTCAGTTtcatttatgatttaaaaaataatgtaaaaaataaatataattaaaatgagaCTAGAACCCAGGCTTCTTAGTTTGTCTAACATTACCTATTACCACTAAATCAATTGAATAACTTTATTATGATTTAGACACTATGTTATTTATAcattacaataatttataattcattttttctattatttatttaatcatgtttttagaaaataatccaATAAccgtaataataataaaagtatttaataaaataattatataatttattatttaacacaaattttcattcttttttcaaatttaccacgtctttaatttatataattttttaatattacagTATTTATGTTTCAAATTTATGAAAGTATAATGTTATCTATAACTATTATGAAAGGATATCCTTATTTGGTGTTCACTTTTTATGGATGCTTTTATcctagtgtaattttttttttcttttgataacaatttttaagtgcatttatatgtataaaattatttgaaaaactaagatgtcatttgaatttaatttgattgCACTGACATTTAAAGGTGAAGACATGTGTTTTCTTGTATGAATCCACCAAATGATAACATTGGTATGTAGTATTGGTATCCTCTAAAAAAGACACCACCATTCTTTGCTGTAACAAGCCTTTATCCTAGCGTCCATTGCCCCATTCCATTCTACAATGCTATGAACAGAAAGTTCCTATCGACAGAGACATCATTGTCATTCAAGAGCCAGAACACTAAGACAACTCATTATCATGCAAGATCCATCTGAAATACAAAATGATGCAAGGGAAGGAAACGATTTGGGAgggaaatataaattaaattttaatttggaacaggtaattaaaatctaaataagcagcaacatttttttaagaaaagtatacacaaacatatatatatatatatatatatatatatttagatttGTAGGaaaatttttcctctttttattattgattacagAGAAACTTTATCTAAATAAACCTCCAATTGACAACCTTCTCACATCCTCATGGCCTCCCCGCCGCCTACGCCACGCGCTTCGTCGTCGCCGGTGCCAACTTCGGCTGCGGCTCCTCCCGTGAGCACGCCCCCGTCAAACCTTCATCACCCTCTTCCTTCTCAGTTGTAAGTCTCTCTCTCCCCCTCTCCATGACTcatctgttttttttcttctttttttaatctgtTGGGACAGGGGAAGATAGGGAGGTGTAGTGTAATCTGTTTGGTGGGGGGCTCGGTGGAAGTGGGGTTCTCGGTGCTGAACAAAGGGGGAGGgagggtatatatatatatatatatatatatatatatatatatatatatatatatatatatatatatatatatatatatatatatatatatttgcgtTAGGGAGTGTAATCTGTTAGGGTTCGTTTCTGCGTTTTGGGTATGCCTCATTTGTGGCGATTCACGCGTCAATTTACTGATTACCTGTGCTCTGAACCCTGTGGATACTGTGTATGACCTGACGCTATAGTATACCTTTCTGCAATCTCTTTTGTGCTGTTTTTATATCAGTTTCCATTGCAGAGTAGGAaaattctctgcttgtttagaaAAGCCCTCAATTTTActtcttttgttcctttttttctattattattttttaggtaTTGTGATAAGAAATAGATCTATCTTCTAtatcatatttgtttatatGTTCAAATGGGTGGCTTTGATGTCAGCCTAAATGAGCATGTGTGTGTACCTGAGTGCTAGACGTATTAAATTTTCACAATATTAGATCATGACAGCACGTTGCTGTAATATTATCAGTTTGTTCTGTATCTATAACCTAACTTAATGACATAGAAGCCTTTAGAACAAAACATAGACATATCAAGATTAAAGCAGGCCTTTGCCAGTTGCTTTGCTAATATGATCGAGGGTAATGTTACTAGAAATCCGTCCAGTTCCCAGATTATATAGTAGGATTAAGGAGCTTTTGAAGAGGGATTGGCTAGTTGATATCATGCATAACTATAGAGAAGCAAGCAAATCTGTAGATAGTCTATTGTTCTTGCTCATGGTAGATTCAGGCAAAAAGATTAAAATCTGTTTATTCTAAACCAATTCCATGCTGCAGATGAGTGATATCAGTTCTAAACTAAAggaaatttcaataattttatgatataaaaagatggagaaaatgaaaaaaaaaatattaaaatgttaacttgattgtaaattgaatttaattggaaaaaatattGTCCTAGAATGAAGGAAAGcttattcaataattttatgGTAAGTCATTATGAGTCTATTATTCTATCTATCTTTATATCTATCAATTTATTTGACTTTTATTTGTGTAGGAAAAATATAGATTCAAGACAAGTTATGATTGTAATACGGCAAGAACGATTTGGAATAAGATTTGCGTGGATCGATTTTCTGATGCTTTGGCTAGAGCAAGGGAAAAGGCAAAACAAGTTACTGTATCAGAGAATGTTGCTGATTATAAAGGCCACGGACCAAGAGGAATGAGAACTGAAATATGGGATGGCTTAGTAGGTATTTGGAATACACCAGGGTGGAAGAATAAGTCTATTAAAGCCAAAATGAATAGAGTTGCCTAGCCTGAAGCCAATGTGCATACAGGAGGGGATCTAGAAGCTTCGAGAAAACCTTGAAAAAGATGGTAATTAGCCTTTTCCATTCACATTCAGcaaatttaacatttaaatatgatatttattttatgttatgctTTTTTATGCCATGATAATTGGTGGaaagaatattatttatttgtcaAGGTTTCATGATATCAATTATTGATACCTGAAAATGTTAATGTTCAAAGTTGTGTGATTAGTGTTATTTTGAGATGAAACATCAACAACTATATATAGTTTTATCTTTGCATTTACCAAGTTGGTATTGAAAATTTGTAATCTATTCACTGCATATGGTAGTAGTAGGGATTCATAAGCATTTACTTAGTAAGAGACTTAATCTACTTAGTAAGATTTTGCTTATTATGTTATCACAGGATGTAGAGTACAAGCTTCGTGTTACCTATAGTGAATTATACAACAAATTGCATAAGACAAAAGATGGGAATATGTCTCTAGCAAAACTTCattgtaagtatttttttattaatattgtctTTGTTTGTTCATTTGTTTGCTATTACTAACttactaaaattttattaatttgctaTAAGAAACCTATGAAAATGCCGTAACAGAGAAATATGGAGAAGGATAAATCATAAC
The nucleotide sequence above comes from Glycine soja cultivar W05 chromosome 11, ASM419377v2, whole genome shotgun sequence. Encoded proteins:
- the LOC114374514 gene encoding dof zinc finger protein DOF3.6-like; protein product: MVFSSIPVFVDPPNWQQQPNNHPQANNNGGDNTQLLPPLPPHQSHVGGSVGSIRPGSMADRARLAKLPPPEAALKCPRCDSTNTKFCYFNNYSLSQPRHFCKTCRRYWTRGGALRNVPVGGGCRRNKKNKRSSRSKSPASSEKQQTLSGSTSAIVPSGGTTHEQIGHQLPQPQNLPFLASLQNLNRYAVGNMGLGLREIHGQNENMGFQIGNSSAGGGMDQWRLHQQVPFFNGFESTSAGSYPFQNEGINETPSGFGGDITTNSRVSQMPSVKMEESGALNLSRSTLNNVSENNQYYSWTDMSGLASFSATHLL